In bacterium, the DNA window CATAGCGGAGCTGCACTAGATAGCGGTCGATGCCATACACATCTTCGCCGATATCCTCGAGCACCAGAATGGCCCCGGTGAAGTCGGGCTGGTAGGGAGTACCAATGAGGGGATTGATCAAGGAAAGACAGCCGCCGAGAAGCCGACCTTCACCCCGGCCCCCGTGGTAGATGCGCGGCTGATACTCCCCCGCTGCGGCCTTGAGGACGGAACAGGTCGTGCGCGTCACCATGCTCCAGAACTGCTTTTCCGTGAAGGGGAGGATGCCTTTGCCCATCTCCACAGCCACCATCGGACCGGAAAAACTGACCAGCCCGGATTTGGCATGGAGGGCGAGCTGTAGGGAGGTGATGTCGCTATAGCCGACGAGGATCTTGGGGTGTTTGCGCACCGCCTCGTAATCGATCAGGTCGAGCAGCCGGGGGGTACCATAGCCGCCGCGGGAGCAGATGATCGCCCTGACCTTCGGATTGCGGAACATCGCATTGAGATCCGCCGCTCGGTTCTCATCGGTGCCTGCCAGATAGCCGTATTGATCGAGAACATGCTGTCCTTCGAGTACACGATACCCCAGCTGTCGCAGGTAGGCCAGGCCCTGCTGATATTGATCGTGCTTCTCCGGTTTGGGCGGACTGGCAGGCGAAATGACACCAATGAGATCGCCCCGGGCGAGCGGACGCGGTTTACGCAGCTCCATGAGGATTCCTGTCAATTGTGCAAGAGCCGGTGTAGTTCATAGATCGATACGGGAGTTTCGAGCCGGTAATCTCCGAATCCGGTATAATCAAAGAAGAGAAATTGCCGGTTGTATTCATAATAGTTCCAGATCTCGTAGGGCTTCATGTCGCGCGGATAGACATCGCGTTCCACATCATCCGGCGAGCCCAGGACGATGAAAATCAGGCCCATGTCTGTACGCCAGCCCGGCATGTGCATGACCGAGAAGCGTTGGTTGGCGAACTCGACGCGGGAGTAAAAGGCATCCATGGTCTCATTGGCCTCTGTGCCCGGTGTCGGATCGTGGCGCAGCCAGAAGGCTTTGAATTCCTCCAGCAGGGCATCTCCCTTGGCCTTCTTCAGGCGCTTCCACTCGTTCTTGGAAGCGATGTAGCGCAGTTGTTCGACTGCCGTCCTAAGATCCGCGGCCGAGGCCGGCAGGGCACTCCAGCGGATATAAAAAGGCTTCTGGGTTTTGAAGGAGGCCCCACCGCCCTCCAGTTCGAGGGTGAGCAGGTATGAATCCTGCGGCAGACTGTCGGCATGCAGCTTGAAATAGACTGGGGTACTCCAGTCTTCCAGCATACGGGTGAATGAACGCCGGACCCGCGTATGTGTGATCGTGCCGAAGAGTTCATATTTGACCTTGACCTCGCGTGGCGGATGGGCAGCGTAGACCTCCATGAAAACCTGGGTCGAGTCAATGATACCCTTGGAAGCGTCGCTGATCTGCGGGCTGACCGAAAGACGGCCGGTGGAATCGTGGGTCACCTCGCTGATGTAGAGCAGAGAGCTGACGCTGAGTTCCGCCTTGTCAAATCGGGTGAGCAGGCTGGAGAGGCTGCTTGTGGATTTTTGACGGGTTTCCAGATCCTGCACGCTGATCTTGATCTTGTACTCTCCGGGCTCGAGGTCGAACGCGTGGTGGCTTTGGCTGAGGCGGTCGCGTTTGTTGGTCATGTCATAATTGGCGGCTGTGACCTTTTGTTTCCAGACCGCGCCGTCCACCTGGTCGTTGTCCTTGTCGAAGATGGTGACCGCCGTCTCGTAATTGGCCTCGAAGCTCTCCCCCTGTTTGATGAATTGCAGATCGTCAAAGAGGATTTCGATATAGACTGTGAGGCGGCTCAACGGACTGGCGGGAGCTATTGCGGTATTGACCAGGTCAGCGTGAAAACGGGGTCCGGCGTTATCCTGCGCTGAATCAAACTCGACCTGTGCGTACAGGGGTGCTGCGGCGCAGAGGAGCATCAGGGCGAGGACGACAACCGGATGACGGTACAAAGGCAGCATGATCAAGCTCCTTCCAAGATTGGCCACCGCGTCGGCGGTTTTCCTACATGGTAGAACACCCGATGAAGTAAACTCATTTCCACTTTATTCATACCCATCCACGACGTGCCCGTAGAGGTCATAGACTTCGGCCCGGGTGCAGACCACATTGGCCCAGCTGCCCGGAGGCAGCGGCCTGTCGAGCACGACCGTGTTGTCGATCTCGGGGGCATCCCACCAGGTGCGGGCCACAGCGGTGCCCTCCGTTTCGCCCGGTTCATCGACCACCACCTGCAGCTTGCGCCCGATCAACGCCTGGTTATGCTCGAGGGAAATCTCCGCCTGAATCGTCAGAATCTCCTCCATCCGGGCCTGTTTTTCTTCCTCCGGCACGCTCCCAATCCAGTTCCCGGCGGGCGTCCCCTCCTCCGGTGAA includes these proteins:
- a CDS encoding LD-carboxypeptidase, which codes for MELRKPRPLARGDLIGVISPASPPKPEKHDQYQQGLAYLRQLGYRVLEGQHVLDQYGYLAGTDENRAADLNAMFRNPKVRAIICSRGGYGTPRLLDLIDYEAVRKHPKILVGYSDITSLQLALHAKSGLVSFSGPMVAVEMGKGILPFTEKQFWSMVTRTTCSVLKAAAGEYQPRIYHGGRGEGRLLGGCLSLINPLIGTPYQPDFTGAILVLEDIGEDVYGIDRYLVQLRYAGILDKLNGLIFGQFLEMDSGEKSEPSLPLEEVLEKYTRDLDIPILGNFPYGHQEFKYTLPFGCRVRLDADKGTLRLLEPAVAAPSTPAA
- a CDS encoding GWxTD domain-containing protein, producing MLPLYRHPVVVLALMLLCAAAPLYAQVEFDSAQDNAGPRFHADLVNTAIAPASPLSRLTVYIEILFDDLQFIKQGESFEANYETAVTIFDKDNDQVDGAVWKQKVTAANYDMTNKRDRLSQSHHAFDLEPGEYKIKISVQDLETRQKSTSSLSSLLTRFDKAELSVSSLLYISEVTHDSTGRLSVSPQISDASKGIIDSTQVFMEVYAAHPPREVKVKYELFGTITHTRVRRSFTRMLEDWSTPVYFKLHADSLPQDSYLLTLELEGGGASFKTQKPFYIRWSALPASAADLRTAVEQLRYIASKNEWKRLKKAKGDALLEEFKAFWLRHDPTPGTEANETMDAFYSRVEFANQRFSVMHMPGWRTDMGLIFIVLGSPDDVERDVYPRDMKPYEIWNYYEYNRQFLFFDYTGFGDYRLETPVSIYELHRLLHN